The nucleotide sequence GATTTCCACCAGGGCAGGGAGGGCCTCCAGGAAGACCGCCATTTGGACCACCAGGGCAAGGGGGGCCACCTGGTCAAGGAGGTCCTCCGGGAGCACCGCCTTCCTTTACACCGCAACAACCTCAAGTCAGTGTTCAGGCTGTTGATCCAGGAGCGATCCGTCGCTGTATGTTCAGGTATACGTACATCTGGTTGAATAACCGTCGGAGTTTCTGGTTTTATCCTACATTTTTAGGGAGAAACTCGATCGCGGGATATCGCTGGACTGGGTTTAATTGGGTATATTTTGGAATAGATTTGAATAGAATTTCTTCATTCCAGTGTTTTTAGAAATAGACTAAACACCTACCTCAATTGGTAGGTGTTTGTTTTTTCCCAAACCGGGGGAGGTTCAGGGGAAAATTTATTCGAGATCAGTAATTGCCTTGATAATAAATTGTGGTT is from Halalkalibacillus sediminis and encodes:
- a CDS encoding transporter; translated protein: MHNDDHLNDEYMYSQSYDQYSPERQNGQGFPFNLLGNLFGYGQGYGQNYGQGRPPFGSPFGPGQQGPPFGQPGFPPGQGGPPGRPPFGPPGQGGPPGQGGPPGAPPSFTPQQPQVSVQAVDPGAIRRCMFRYTYIWLNNRRSFWFYPTFLGRNSIAGYRWTGFNWVYFGIDLNRISSFQCF